The nucleotide sequence ATTGTTATCTTGAAACCTAACCTTGAAAAATCCCAAAAGATGGCAGAGGCTAATTATTTTCCCCAAGAGAGTTTCAGGTTTTGTTCCAAAAGGTGCAGAGAAATTGCAGCATCTGGAACTGACGAGTTACATGACAACGAAAGCAGACAGAGGTTCCATCACACACAGGTATTTTGCCACAAAATCAAGGGTTCAAGAGAGATTCCTAAAGAAATTAGGAGAAAGCTCAGGCACACTATTAGCCATACCAATAAGGGTTCTACCTCAGAAATGAATCCATATGCTGGGAACATGGACTCATGTAGCTTTCCAGGATTTTGTAGTCTCTACCACTCAGAAGCAATTAGTCAGTCTCCTGGCCATTTTGGTGAGTGTTGTAGCAGTATCAGCCCCTCATTGTCATATTCTACTGAATCTTCTGTGAGCAGAGAGGCTCGAAGACGCCTGTGTGAAAGATGGAAGTTAACCCATGAGTTTCAGAATATGAGACTTATTCCTCATGGCTCAAGCACACTGGGGGAAATTCTTTCACTATCTGACAGAGAGGTACCGAAGGTTACCATGGAGATGTTAGATACTAAGAAAGTTTCAGAAGAAAATTTGGCTAACAATGAGGTACTTGGAAACAAGGACTGTCCATTGGGTATTAGCAGCTACAGTGGCTGCACAGATGGGAGTTCCCGATACTTACCAAGGTTAAAGTCACTTCCAGTTTCATGTAGCCCTGAATTGACCGACAGAAAACAAAATGAAGGGAATAGAAAACCTATGATCAAAGATGTACGAGATATGAAACCATCTGTCTCCTCAGATGCAAGTTTTACTAAGCCTGGAAAACCACCACTAAAACCATCTAagcatcaaactcacaagtatatGCAAACTTATTCTATTGGAGAGGAAAATATGCTACCTGAATGGGAGATTCATGCTAATTCAGAAGGATCGAGAAAGAGTATTCATTTGAGACATTTTGTTGACAAAAGGACATTACACCCTTCACCTACTGATTATGGCATTTCTGACAGAAGTCAGCTAATAAGCAATGCATCGATTCCAATACTCAGAGATGAGCCATGGCATTTGACTGCTCAAGAAGAACAGACAATGCAAAGTGCATATCAAGAGTCATTAGAGAATGAAGGATCATATGGCCACATTAAGAATGTTATAGTGATTGAGGTGCTCTTCTGGAATCACATTTCTTTAGTAAAATTTTCTTTGGTAGTGGTAATGATCATCGTGACCAAAAGGAATCATTTGGTGTCCAAGGATGATTTACCTCTTTTCTTCTCTATGTTAAGTATAATATGTTCACAAAAGTTCATGCCTTTTTTCACTTTACTAAATTCTGTATTGCAAAATTTTTTAGATGCAATTGGTTGCAAATTGAGCAAAAGATTTTTTGTAGGATGTATTGAAGCTTTCTCTCTGTTTCCACTCACACAGCCATCACTTTATACCCATATAGGACCGTGAACTCCATGTAAGATCTTTGACATGTTTCAAGTTGCTACCACCCCAGCCAAATATCAGTTGTTGTCATCGGTTAATTGATTATTTTATAGTCAAAGTACATGTAATAAATGAGTAGTTGTAAATGGTTTTCCTGGCACAGCTTGTCTTACTAGCagtgaatatttatttatttttcacagCTCACAGAAATTGACATGCTTCTATTTGTCTGTAGTAGGTGACTGCTGTCACATCGATGCACACTCCATATTATAAAAAATTGTGAAAGTTCATTGTTTTTGGTCCATATTATGCTTTATGAATTCTTGAATTAGGTTGATTTCATGTCTATTATATTTATACATGAAATGAGCTTTTGTATCACTCAGTTTCTCAAAAGCAAATTATACACACTTTCAGGGAACATCAAGCGACCATCTGCAAGTGAAGCTGCTCCCATCTGAATCTGGTGTGGCTGAATCACATCCTTTAAGCTCCAAGAAGCTTGTTGAACAGCCAAGTCCAGTCTCTGTTCTAGAGACTCCATCTGAAGATAAAACCTACAGCTCAGAATGCTTTGAAAGATTGACTGCAGATCTTAAGGGTAAGTGAACAACCTTTTCTTTGATTTGTATCTTCTCCTAATTTTTCTGGATTTTACAGTTGTATCTTCTCCTAACTGCAGAGCTGCGCATGCAGCTTCAACTTCTCAAACTGGAGTCTGTCACTGCATGTTCAGAAGAAACAGATGTTCTCATGCTGAGCGAAGAAGACTCTGCAAGCGACAGTCACAAGCGTCTGCCTTCAAGGGAGGTACATCAACGATTCATAGATGATGATGATAGAGACTTCACGTACCTACTTGACATGCTTATAGAGTCAGGTATCCATGGTGTTGATGACAAGAAGCTCGTGGGTGCCTGCTACTTGCTAGGTTACCCTGTGGACCAAAATATCTTCAGTAAAATTGAGAAGAAGTATGAAAAAATTGCATCATGGTCAAGATCAGAAAGAAAGTTTCTGTTTGATCTTATAAATTGCACTCTAGCTGGTTTAGTCACCTCATGCATGGATGCGCACCCAAGGGTAACATCAAAGATTTGTCAGCCATCATGGGTTGGTGCAGGCCTTGTTGAAGGTCTGTGGCAAATGGTGGCCAAGCAAAAGGAGGTGGATTGCAATCGAGAAAACAAGATCCTGGAGCCAGGATGGTTCTGCTTGGAATATGATATCGGCTTGATCGTAACAGAGATGGAGAGCTTGTTAAATGATGACCTCTTGGAGGAACTTGTCAGTGAGTTTGTCTCAGTTAGAGCTACACCGGAGTTGCTTTGGTGAAAGTAATAGACAAGGCAAGGTGCATCAGTCGCTAATCTAGCAACCATGATAATGTTCATATTCTTTAAGCTGCATCGTTATATCCAGTCGCTGCTCAGTATTCCTGTCGGGAGGCATCGACCATGTATGTTCTAGTCTCGTCGATTCGGTTTAGTTACTTTTTGTAATTCTTAGGGGATCATATCTTCCAAAAGCTAGGTGGCATCCGAGTTTAGGGCTTTGTTAATACAATTGCTATGATATCAAACGTCAAACTTACATGTGTTGTATGTATAACTTACTCTTTATCGATTAAATTGATGGCAGCATGTCATACCAAGTACTCATCTTATCATGCCTGGATTCTCAACCTTACTTTGCAATGTGTATACAAGAGTCTCAGTGTGAATGATTATGCAACTGTCATCAGCTTTACTGCCATCATGCTTGCCAAAGTCTTATCTTTCCTAAATCAGTACAAAACTTTTTGCTATTCAATTAGACTACTACCTTGATAACTATAAGGAGGCCATTAATGGTTGCATAGGGATATTTTACATTGCAATTTGTAGAACATGACCATTTCTGCTCATATATTGCAGtgtcatttccttttcttttgcaaAAGCCTTATCGAGCTATTTTTAGTGCATTATAATACAAGCCATAGATCTCATATTCCAATCATGACGTTTTACATGtcatttaataaaattaaaattttatatattattgatCAGTGCTAACTTGATCCAAGTTTGTGTGCCTCCATAAAACCATTACAGCATCAACATGTTCTTTTGTGTCCACAGAAACAATACGAATCTGAAAGCATCTTGCCTCCTAGTGTTCTTGGAGGATTTACTGTGGCCCGACTCAAGCCATCTATCAACTTCTTGAGACCCAAATATCACAATTTGAGTAGATCAACTTCATGAGACCCAAATATCACAAGccatctatcaattttttttaatccaaattattagttaaaatatttaaattcaacTTAATAATAATACATTCATTAGATccttataagttaattttaattttgttatATAGCATTAATCAAAGGTGTAACAAAAGTACATTCCCAATTTTACTTTTTTTCTCATACGATAGATAGAAGATTTTACTTTTTTCTCATATGATAGATAGAAGCTTCAATAATAGAGAGTAACAAAAGCAAAGAGCACACCATGACAATACAATCATATCCAGAATGGCCCACATCATTACCCTTTTTGCTCATATCCCAAGAAGAACTACAACCCCATAAAACAATTAAACCTCCACTTCTAAGTTAAGGTAGCTTGACAAGAATTTATAATACATCCAAGACAACAAAAAGATCAAGGGTATAAAAAACAGAATCAACgtacttattttttttattatttaaaggcACTAATTAATTTGGTTGTAAAGACTTTCTGATGTTGATATGTgtcaggattggagcggcactaagagggggggggggggtgaattagtgcagcggtaaagacgatttaaatactttccggaaacttcgtacgataaaaatagcgttttcgtttaaaaccgtttcgattgcgttttaacttgaagggataagtaagacggagacaaagcagtatagcattaaagtgcaaatggtttgcaataatataaatgacaataagtaaatacaaaccagagatcacgccgattttacaatggttcggtcaaatgacctacatccaattgcgatgcccctcttcgatgaggctcccaccttccactagcaaatcttttgaaagggaagggtaaatacccctcttacaacttttacaagcggttcactctcttacagattttcagcaaaaaggatgtgaacactagcaaattgaaaacaagactagcaaagacttttctaagacctttctctcaatcaattgcttctcaaaaagttgttatctcagctgagatttgaggggtatttataggcctcaagaggattcaaatttgggctccaaatttgaattctcgttgggttcccgatgctggcggtgccaccgcccagctctcgggtgctgggtggtgccaccgcccagtctaggcggtgccactgcctaggccaattcagctcactggttgggctccaaacttggcccaaaccagtctgaactcgggcccaattggcccctacttgggttataggattaacacataatcctaaccctaattaacgtgctaactacgaatttaaagacattttctaagctattacaaagtccgtaagtcaagacttcttccggcaagctttcggcgaacttccgacggtcttccgataaactctcggaaaccattatgcggactcccggcaagctcctagatttcacgatttgatcttggcgagttccaacgagcttcttcggcaagcttcgatctttctcggtgagctccgcgaacttcccacgaatcttccggcgagcttccgaaaaacccttcgacaagctccctactcattcttggctagttccggcagcattcccgacgaaccttcggacttccgtcgaactctcgaactcccaacgaatcctttgcgcttgactccggcactttgtttcactttatgtcttcgtcgttatcgtagttaatcttgcacacacgagctaaaactctactccgatctagacaattattacaatgcgaattgacattctgttgctcggcacgtcattggttggcacttcgtccgattcttcagcgcatcgtcctctcttgcggcttgttgcccaatcgacggttgacctccgcaaccccgatatccttggcataa is from Musa acuminata AAA Group cultivar baxijiao chromosome BXJ1-6, Cavendish_Baxijiao_AAA, whole genome shotgun sequence and encodes:
- the LOC135585901 gene encoding uncharacterized protein LOC135585901 isoform X1, which produces MGDEFTWNVAFGAPFTPTAIATRCGDSYRPLTLRFPSEVFEPLLSSLSLALSDPKTPRECSDLLPRSRRAAQSSVLVLASYSSCFSADVAFPFLTEPSRHRCCGFYVKGRTLGSQHFARRMYQSRRSRRREEPLDAAERSRSRNWASPARAGGQHFHIRRRPNASRGAFDSVDSACNIGFSAEENSFTLEIRQSSSKKASQIPIREMMVSNEKEIKRPSPNLIARLMGLDSLPSPVRQQKNMDCYCQTSSSIGFLENHVHPEDHSYQRSAIEDQEFKDVFEVTETSKKKKHKNYSNNGGMLSHRGNKIDMDLIRQKSMVIERFSTHEMLQNSRKFNDAVKVPDQSKDLFLELLQDPNSLFAKHLRDLNRSPPSPDQSKITNLRLSKGTKHSRNEVWCKFRSERNPDRCFPMSQEVMGSCTMHMTRLNKHYVEENNGFLSHNLTASHVGKTEVDVHPAHIVILKPNLEKSQKMAEANYFPQESFRFCSKRCREIAASGTDELHDNESRQRFHHTQVFCHKIKGSREIPKEIRRKLRHTISHTNKGSTSEMNPYAGNMDSCSFPGFCSLYHSEAISQSPGHFGECCSSISPSLSYSTESSVSREARRRLCERWKLTHEFQNMRLIPHGSSTLGEILSLSDREVPKVTMEMLDTKKVSEENLANNEVLGNKDCPLGISSYSGCTDGSSRYLPRLKSLPVSCSPELTDRKQNEGNRKPMIKDVRDMKPSVSSDASFTKPGKPPLKPSKHQTHKYMQTYSIGEENMLPEWEIHANSEGSRKSIHLRHFVDKRTLHPSPTDYGISDRSQLISNASIPILRDEPWHLTAQEEQTMQSAYQESLENEGSYGHIKNVIVIEGTSSDHLQVKLLPSESGVAESHPLSSKKLVEQPSPVSVLETPSEDKTYSSECFERLTADLKELRMQLQLLKLESVTACSEETDVLMLSEEDSASDSHKRLPSREVHQRFIDDDDRDFTYLLDMLIESGIHGVDDKKLVGACYLLGYPVDQNIFSKIEKKYEKIASWSRSERKFLFDLINCTLAGLVTSCMDAHPRVTSKICQPSWVGAGLVEGLWQMVAKQKEVDCNRENKILEPGWFCLEYDIGLIVTEMESLLNDDLLEELVSEFVSVRATPELLW
- the LOC135585901 gene encoding uncharacterized protein LOC135585901 isoform X2 is translated as MRQGVHLILLILLVTLGFLQKKILQSSSKKASQIPIREMMVSNEKEIKRPSPNLIARLMGLDSLPSPVRQQKNMDCYCQTSSSIGFLENHVHPEDHSYQRSAIEDQEFKDVFEVTETSKKKKHKNYSNNGGMLSHRGNKIDMDLIRQKSMVIERFSTHEMLQNSRKFNDAVKVPDQSKDLFLELLQDPNSLFAKHLRDLNRSPPSPDQSKITNLRLSKGTKHSRNEVWCKFRSERNPDRCFPMSQEVMGSCTMHMTRLNKHYVEENNGFLSHNLTASHVGKTEVDVHPAHIVILKPNLEKSQKMAEANYFPQESFRFCSKRCREIAASGTDELHDNESRQRFHHTQVFCHKIKGSREIPKEIRRKLRHTISHTNKGSTSEMNPYAGNMDSCSFPGFCSLYHSEAISQSPGHFGECCSSISPSLSYSTESSVSREARRRLCERWKLTHEFQNMRLIPHGSSTLGEILSLSDREVPKVTMEMLDTKKVSEENLANNEVLGNKDCPLGISSYSGCTDGSSRYLPRLKSLPVSCSPELTDRKQNEGNRKPMIKDVRDMKPSVSSDASFTKPGKPPLKPSKHQTHKYMQTYSIGEENMLPEWEIHANSEGSRKSIHLRHFVDKRTLHPSPTDYGISDRSQLISNASIPILRDEPWHLTAQEEQTMQSAYQESLENEGSYGHIKNVIVIEGTSSDHLQVKLLPSESGVAESHPLSSKKLVEQPSPVSVLETPSEDKTYSSECFERLTADLKELRMQLQLLKLESVTACSEETDVLMLSEEDSASDSHKRLPSREVHQRFIDDDDRDFTYLLDMLIESGIHGVDDKKLVGACYLLGYPVDQNIFSKIEKKYEKIASWSRSERKFLFDLINCTLAGLVTSCMDAHPRVTSKICQPSWVGAGLVEGLWQMVAKQKEVDCNRENKILEPGWFCLEYDIGLIVTEMESLLNDDLLEELVSEFVSVRATPELLW